The Microbacterium sp. LWH7-1.2 genome window below encodes:
- a CDS encoding ABC transporter permease, with protein MNTTTVTPSESTEAEAKAEISIEQKETEGLSQGQIVRRRFFRHRGALVAMIVLTLIVILAFTSVGVNLWGLRIQGWWPYSWDQIAPKINNGVPTLSLWPLQFGEHPFGQDEVGRDIFAVVMRGAQQSLMVMVIAGVVATVIGVVMGAIAGYYGKLTDSVLMRFTDIVITIPLIVIGSVLGNAFGSLGAAVLGVVIGLFAWTTMARLVRGEFLTLREREFVDAARVSGARDRRIIFKHILPNAVGVIVVNATLLMAGAILLESALSYLGFGVQSPDTSLGKIVSDNQAAFSTRPWLFWWPGIFIIVIALCVNFIGDGLRDAFDPRQKKMPSERAMARAGRASGPVPVAVDTTPSTDAPSVTVAGAAVYASEDIVNYHDTRPERPGDPTQEPLNPER; from the coding sequence ATGAACACCACGACAGTGACACCGTCGGAGTCGACCGAGGCCGAAGCCAAGGCTGAGATCTCGATCGAGCAGAAAGAGACGGAGGGCCTCAGCCAGGGCCAGATCGTCCGGCGCCGGTTCTTCCGGCACCGCGGCGCGCTTGTCGCGATGATCGTGCTCACGCTCATCGTGATCCTCGCCTTCACCTCGGTGGGCGTGAACCTCTGGGGCCTGCGCATCCAGGGCTGGTGGCCATACTCCTGGGATCAGATCGCGCCCAAGATCAACAACGGCGTCCCGACGCTGAGCCTGTGGCCGCTTCAGTTCGGCGAGCACCCGTTCGGACAGGACGAGGTCGGTCGCGACATTTTCGCGGTCGTGATGCGCGGGGCGCAGCAGTCGCTCATGGTGATGGTCATCGCGGGCGTGGTTGCCACGGTGATCGGCGTCGTGATGGGCGCGATTGCCGGCTACTACGGCAAGTTGACGGACTCCGTGCTGATGCGGTTCACCGACATCGTCATCACGATCCCGCTCATCGTGATCGGATCGGTGCTCGGGAACGCCTTCGGCAGCCTGGGTGCTGCGGTGCTGGGTGTCGTGATCGGCCTGTTCGCGTGGACGACTATGGCCCGCTTGGTGCGCGGTGAGTTTCTGACGCTCCGCGAGCGCGAGTTCGTCGACGCTGCGCGCGTATCGGGTGCTCGTGATCGCCGAATCATTTTCAAGCACATCCTCCCCAATGCGGTAGGCGTGATCGTGGTGAACGCCACGTTGCTCATGGCGGGCGCGATCCTGCTCGAGTCGGCGCTGAGTTACCTCGGCTTCGGCGTGCAGTCGCCCGACACGTCGCTCGGCAAGATCGTCTCCGACAACCAGGCGGCGTTCTCGACGCGCCCGTGGCTGTTCTGGTGGCCAGGCATCTTCATCATCGTGATCGCTCTCTGCGTCAATTTCATCGGCGACGGACTGCGCGACGCGTTCGACCCACGTCAGAAGAAGATGCCGAGCGAGCGCGCCATGGCCCGCGCGGGCCGCGCCTCGGGCCCCGTGCCGGTCGCGGTCGACACCACGCCGTCGACGGATGCCCCGTCGGTGACGGTCGCCGGGGCGGCCGTGTACGCGAGTGAAGACATCGTGAACTATCACGACACGCGCCCGGAGCGGCCCGGAGACCCGACCCAAGAGCCGCTCAACCCGGAGCGGTGA
- a CDS encoding PH domain-containing protein, with amino-acid sequence MSFQEVRYRPVLGRALAVVTIVVCALGVAALFWSDPGAALVYAWPIVLVAVLAWALFWRPSLTVAEHGITVQNVLRTYFVPWPSIVAIDTRYSLTLHTAAGRVAVWAAPAPGRHRTLGLAAGDFEGVGQSARGGVGELRPADAITTPSGNLAQLIRGRWETLRDSDAFAAGVDPEASTVQWHWATIAVITALAVATAIGLLA; translated from the coding sequence ATGTCGTTTCAGGAGGTCCGGTACCGGCCGGTACTCGGCCGTGCCCTCGCTGTCGTGACCATCGTCGTATGTGCACTCGGCGTCGCCGCACTGTTCTGGTCGGACCCCGGTGCCGCACTGGTGTACGCGTGGCCCATCGTCCTCGTCGCCGTGCTGGCTTGGGCGCTGTTTTGGCGTCCGAGCCTCACCGTGGCCGAGCATGGCATCACCGTTCAGAACGTCCTGCGGACCTACTTCGTGCCCTGGCCGTCGATCGTCGCCATCGACACCCGCTACTCGCTCACACTTCACACGGCGGCGGGACGTGTGGCGGTGTGGGCCGCCCCGGCGCCGGGGCGGCACCGCACCCTCGGACTCGCCGCCGGCGACTTCGAGGGGGTCGGGCAGTCGGCGCGCGGCGGAGTGGGCGAGCTGCGCCCGGCTGACGCGATCACGACCCCGAGCGGCAACCTGGCGCAACTGATACGCGGACGCTGGGAAACCCTGCGCGACTCGGATGCCTTCGCGGCCGGTGTCGACCCCGAAGCCTCGACGGTGCAATGGCACTGGGCCACCATCGCGGTGATCACGGCGCTCGCCGTGGCCACCGCGATCGGCCTGCTGGCCTGA